A region of the Anaerosporomusa subterranea genome:
GACTCCTGCATACACCTGATCATGAAACAGGGGATACACGGCAAAAGTCAACCCGATGCTGACCAACAACAGCGGTGCAAGGATCAGAACATATTTACTTTTCAGTTGGAGATTAGGCAAATTCACTTGGCCTTCACCCTCCGTTGTCGCATCACTTCATACAGCATAAGTGAACAGGCTACAGAAGCGTTTAACGAGGAAATTTTCCCCAACATGGGAATCCGTACCAACAAGTCACAAGACTCCTTGACTAAACGACCAAGACCTTGGCCTTCGCTCCCGACCACGACCACAATTGGTCCACTTAAATCTGCATCAAAATAGTCCTTTTCTCCGCTCATATCTGCGCCAACAACCCAAAACCCTTGTTTTTGCAGCTGTTTGATTGTCTGCACAACATTGCCGATTCTGGCAACCGGAACATACTCAACCGCTCCGGCTGATGTTTTGGCAACAGCACCTGACAGCGGACAACTGCGTCGCTTCGGCATAAGAACGCCATGCACACCGGCGGCATCGGCAGTTCGCAATATAGCTCCGACATTATGCGGATCTTCCAATTCATCAAGCAAAACAAGAAAGGAATGCTCACCCTGTTCAGATGCACAAGCAAGGATATCCTCCAATTCTGCATACTCGACAGGCGCAACTGACGCGACAGCCCCTTGATGCCGAATGCCGCCAGACATCGCATCTAATTTTGCTTTATCCACTTCTTGAACAACCAGGCCCTTTTCCTTAGCCAGCGCTACTATCTGGATGACTGATCCCTGGCGTTCTCCTTTAGCGACAAAAACTCGGTTGATGCTTCGACCACTCTGTAATGCTTCCAGGATGCTGTTTCGGCCTGCAATAAATTCTTCAGTCATGACTGTCCTTCTTTCCACATTCTTTAATGAAGGTTGTGAAATTCAGTTATTCAGATGCTTTCGATCCGAGGATGGTTTTTCCTCTTAATTTGGAGCGTCTTGCTATAAGTATATAAAGTGTCAGGTGCTGTCATTCCGTATATTATCCTTTTATTCGCGGACTGTTTTTTCGGCCTTCCCTTTAATTGCAGCCAAGCGTCCGCACGTCATTTCTCCCTCAGAGCAAATGCCGTCAGTAACACACATTGGCCCTGCCTTGGCAAACAGAAGCGGTGCGACCTGCCGAACCGCTGCCAGCATGGCTTCTGCCAAGCGGCGAATTTCCCATTGGGCGCGGCTGCAGCAGCGCAACTGGAAGAAATGCAGCAATGTTCTGGCATTCATCGTAATTACGATCTTAGTTTCAGTGGCATTGGCCAAACAATATCGAGCATCCTCTTGATGCACGCCGAGAGAAACCAATTCATCATACGAATGACGAATCGTTCCCATAAGAGCATCGAATTTCGC
Encoded here:
- the thyX gene encoding FAD-dependent thymidylate synthase, yielding MKVALIHHTPAPERTVAMAARLCYSPAGAEELAESMSEQQVSRLVGKITDLGHLSTLEHVSFTFAVEGVSRVLTHQLVRHRIASYSQQSQRYVKEHDFEYIVPPTIAANPIAKAKFDALMGTIRHSYDELVSLGVHQEDARYCLANATETKIVITMNARTLLHFFQLRCCSRAQWEIRRLAEAMLAAVRQVAPLLFAKAGPMCVTDGICSEGEMTCGRLAAIKGKAEKTVRE
- the rlmB gene encoding 23S rRNA (guanosine(2251)-2'-O)-methyltransferase RlmB — encoded protein: MTEEFIAGRNSILEALQSGRSINRVFVAKGERQGSVIQIVALAKEKGLVVQEVDKAKLDAMSGGIRHQGAVASVAPVEYAELEDILACASEQGEHSFLVLLDELEDPHNVGAILRTADAAGVHGVLMPKRRSCPLSGAVAKTSAGAVEYVPVARIGNVVQTIKQLQKQGFWVVGADMSGEKDYFDADLSGPIVVVVGSEGQGLGRLVKESCDLLVRIPMLGKISSLNASVACSLMLYEVMRQRRVKAK